In one window of Paenarthrobacter nicotinovorans DNA:
- a CDS encoding GntR family transcriptional regulator → MTETAVESAAQSKSQQAYTAVKARIVEGTYTPGYRLVLAKIAEDLGFSVVPVREAIRRLEAEGLVKFERNVGATVSGIDPTEYLYTMQTLSIVEGAATALSAPLIDSVAIARARAVNDEMRECLEHFDPVRFTALNQDFHSVLFEHCPNPHILDLVHRGWNRLASLRSSTFRFVPGRAQESVREHEALLQLIESGADADTIEKAARQHRAATLDAYLSTTT, encoded by the coding sequence GTGACTGAAACCGCCGTCGAAAGTGCCGCCCAAAGCAAGTCCCAGCAGGCCTATACCGCCGTCAAAGCGCGGATCGTCGAGGGGACCTACACGCCGGGTTACCGGCTGGTGCTCGCAAAGATCGCCGAAGACCTGGGCTTCAGCGTGGTCCCGGTCCGGGAGGCGATCCGCCGGCTGGAGGCCGAAGGACTGGTGAAGTTCGAACGGAACGTGGGAGCCACGGTCTCCGGGATCGATCCCACCGAATACCTCTACACGATGCAGACCTTGAGCATCGTGGAAGGTGCCGCCACGGCATTGTCGGCTCCGCTGATCGATTCGGTTGCGATTGCCCGGGCACGTGCTGTGAACGACGAGATGCGTGAGTGCCTGGAACACTTCGATCCCGTCCGCTTCACGGCTTTGAACCAGGACTTCCACAGTGTCCTCTTTGAACACTGCCCGAACCCGCACATCCTCGACCTGGTCCACCGGGGCTGGAACCGGTTGGCCTCGTTGAGGTCCTCCACGTTCCGGTTCGTCCCCGGCCGCGCGCAGGAATCAGTCCGCGAACACGAAGCACTGCTGCAGCTCATCGAGTCCGGAGCAGACGCCGACACCATCGAAAAAGCAGCCCGCCAACACCGCGCCGCCACCCTCGACGCATACCTCTCCACCACCACCTAA
- the hpaD gene encoding 3,4-dihydroxyphenylacetate 2,3-dioxygenase, with translation MSNPFTGPIPTPTVPAPDIVRCAYLELVVTDLEKSRAFYVDLLGLHVTEEDENTIYLRSFEEFIHHNLVLRKGPVAAAAAFAYRVKSPAEVDAAEAYYRELGCRVERRKEGFTKGVGDSVRVEDPLGFPYEFFYDVEHVERLTQRYDLYSAGELVRLDHFNQVTPDVPRGRKYLEDLGFRVSEDIKDSDGVTYAAWMHRKQTVHDTALTGGNGPRLHHIAFSTHEKHNIIQICDKMGALRISDRIERGPGRHGVSNAFYLYILDPDGHRVEIYTQDYYTGDPDNPTVTWDVHDNQRRDWWGNPVVPSWYTEASLVLDLDGNPQPIIEREDKSEMAVTVGADGFSYTRPEGASDTAEGFKLGAQV, from the coding sequence ATGAGCAACCCATTCACCGGCCCCATCCCCACTCCCACAGTCCCGGCTCCGGATATCGTCCGCTGCGCGTACCTGGAACTCGTAGTCACGGACCTGGAGAAGTCCCGCGCGTTCTACGTGGACCTGCTGGGCCTGCACGTCACCGAAGAGGACGAGAACACCATCTACCTGCGCTCCTTCGAGGAGTTCATCCACCACAACCTGGTCCTCCGCAAGGGCCCGGTCGCCGCAGCTGCTGCCTTCGCCTACCGTGTGAAGTCCCCGGCCGAGGTCGACGCCGCCGAGGCCTACTACCGCGAGCTGGGTTGCCGCGTTGAGCGCCGCAAGGAGGGCTTCACAAAGGGCGTGGGCGACTCCGTCCGCGTCGAGGATCCGCTGGGCTTCCCGTACGAGTTCTTCTACGACGTCGAGCACGTCGAACGCCTCACCCAGCGCTACGACCTCTACTCCGCCGGGGAACTGGTCCGCCTGGACCACTTCAACCAGGTCACCCCGGACGTTCCCCGCGGCCGTAAGTACCTGGAGGACCTCGGCTTCCGCGTTTCCGAGGACATCAAGGATTCCGACGGCGTCACTTACGCCGCGTGGATGCACCGCAAGCAGACCGTGCACGATACCGCCCTGACCGGGGGCAACGGACCCCGCCTGCACCACATCGCGTTCTCCACGCACGAGAAGCACAACATCATCCAGATCTGCGACAAGATGGGTGCCCTGCGCATCTCGGACCGGATCGAACGCGGTCCCGGACGCCACGGTGTGTCCAACGCGTTCTACCTCTACATCCTTGACCCGGACGGCCACCGCGTGGAGATCTACACGCAGGACTACTACACCGGCGACCCCGACAACCCCACCGTCACCTGGGACGTCCACGACAACCAGCGCCGCGACTGGTGGGGCAACCCCGTGGTCCCGTCCTGGTACACCGAGGCCTCCCTGGTCCTGGACCTCGATGGCAACCCGCAGCCCATCATCGAGCGCGAGGACAAGTCCGAAATGGCCGTCACTGTCGGCGCCGACGGCTTCTCCTACACCCGGCCCGAGGGCGCTTCAGATACGGCGGAGGGCTTCAAGCTGGGAGCCCAGGTCTAG
- a CDS encoding GlsB/YeaQ/YmgE family stress response membrane protein, which translates to MGFFGFLLLGLLAGAIAKLILPGRQGGGWFITLILGVVGALLGGWIGGLIFNTGLQEFFSLTTWLLAIGGSIIVLLIYGLVTNRRATHG; encoded by the coding sequence ATGGGTTTCTTTGGTTTTCTTCTGCTCGGCCTTTTGGCCGGCGCTATCGCTAAACTTATTCTCCCCGGCCGCCAGGGTGGTGGCTGGTTCATCACGCTCATCCTCGGCGTCGTCGGCGCCCTCCTGGGTGGTTGGATCGGTGGCCTGATCTTCAACACGGGCCTGCAGGAATTCTTCTCCCTGACAACCTGGCTCCTGGCCATCGGCGGCTCGATCATCGTGCTGCTGATCTACGGCCTCGTTACCAACCGCAGGGCTACCCATGGCTAA
- a CDS encoding alpha/beta fold hydrolase: protein MDIILVPGFWLDASSWDGVTPALVEAGHRVHPLTLPGLESADAPRAGIGLRTHIDAVVDKVDSLDGKVILVGHSGGGAIIHGVADARPDRIARAIYVDSGPLGEGGVINDELPDDGDGIPLPPWEAFEDEDLVDLTDELKAVFRARAIPEPKGVAFDQQHLTNTARYDVPATIIACEFPSSLLKEWMDAGHPFTAELARIRDVDYVDLPTGHWPQLTKPGELGQAILTAVNHSG, encoded by the coding sequence ATGGACATCATCCTCGTACCGGGTTTTTGGTTGGACGCATCGTCGTGGGATGGGGTGACGCCGGCCCTGGTGGAAGCAGGGCATCGGGTCCATCCGCTCACCTTGCCAGGCTTGGAATCGGCGGACGCACCCCGGGCGGGCATCGGCCTTCGAACACACATCGATGCCGTCGTGGACAAGGTGGATTCGCTGGACGGGAAAGTGATCCTGGTGGGTCACTCGGGCGGGGGCGCCATTATTCATGGCGTGGCCGACGCCCGTCCGGACCGCATAGCCCGGGCCATCTATGTGGACAGCGGGCCGCTGGGTGAGGGCGGGGTCATCAATGATGAATTACCGGACGACGGCGACGGGATACCCCTCCCGCCGTGGGAAGCATTCGAAGATGAGGATCTCGTGGACCTCACCGACGAGCTTAAAGCAGTCTTCCGCGCCCGGGCGATTCCCGAACCCAAGGGCGTCGCCTTCGACCAGCAACACCTCACGAACACTGCCCGCTACGACGTCCCCGCAACGATCATCGCGTGCGAATTTCCATCGTCACTGCTCAAGGAGTGGATGGACGCCGGGCATCCGTTCACGGCCGAACTAGCCCGGATCCGGGACGTTGACTACGTGGATCTGCCCACGGGGCACTGGCCCCAGCTCACCAAACCCGGTGAACTGGGCCAGGCCATCCTGACGGCCGTCAACCACAGCGGTTAA
- the hpaE gene encoding 5-carboxymethyl-2-hydroxymuconate semialdehyde dehydrogenase, whose amino-acid sequence MTTSVETNKHYIPENLPTHIQHFINGEFVDSVSGKTFDVLDPVSNGNYATAAAGQKEDIDLAVAAAREAFKNGPWPKMKPRERARVLNKIADAVEAQEARLAELETFDTGLPITQAKGQALRAAENFRFFADLIVAQFDDAMKVPGSQINYVNRKPIGVAGLITPWNTPFMLESWKLAPALATGNTVVLKPAEFTPLSASLWAQIFKDAGLPDGVFNLVNGLGEEAGDALVKHPDVPLISFTGETTTGQTIFRNAAANLKGLSMELGGKSPCVVFADADLDAAIDSALFGVFSLNGERCTAGSRILVERAIYDEFCEKYAARAKNIVVGDPHDPKTQVGALVHPEHYDKVASYVEIGKSEGRLLAGGGRPDHLPEGNYIAPTVFADVAPDARIFQEEIFGPVVAITPFENDDEALALANNTKYGLAAYIWTQNLTRAHNFSQNVEAGMVWLNSHNVRDLRTPFGGVKASGLGHEGGYRSIDFYTDQQAVHITLGSVHTPKFGA is encoded by the coding sequence ATGACGACCTCGGTAGAAACCAACAAGCATTACATTCCCGAAAACCTGCCCACCCATATCCAGCACTTCATCAACGGCGAGTTCGTTGACTCCGTGTCCGGTAAGACCTTCGACGTCCTGGATCCGGTCTCCAACGGCAATTACGCCACCGCCGCTGCCGGCCAGAAGGAAGACATCGACCTCGCCGTGGCAGCCGCCCGCGAAGCCTTCAAGAACGGCCCGTGGCCGAAGATGAAGCCGCGCGAACGTGCCCGCGTCCTGAACAAGATCGCCGACGCCGTTGAAGCGCAGGAAGCACGACTCGCCGAGCTGGAGACGTTCGATACCGGCCTGCCGATCACCCAGGCAAAGGGCCAAGCGCTCCGGGCTGCCGAGAACTTCCGCTTCTTCGCGGACCTGATCGTGGCCCAGTTCGACGACGCCATGAAGGTTCCGGGCTCGCAGATCAACTACGTGAACCGCAAGCCGATCGGCGTCGCAGGGCTCATCACGCCGTGGAACACGCCGTTCATGCTGGAGTCCTGGAAGCTCGCCCCGGCTTTGGCAACGGGCAACACCGTGGTCCTCAAGCCTGCCGAGTTCACGCCGCTCTCTGCGTCGCTGTGGGCGCAGATTTTCAAGGACGCCGGCCTGCCCGACGGCGTGTTCAACCTGGTGAACGGCCTGGGCGAGGAAGCCGGCGATGCACTGGTGAAGCACCCGGACGTGCCGCTGATTTCCTTCACCGGCGAGACCACCACGGGCCAGACGATCTTCCGCAACGCAGCCGCCAACCTCAAAGGCCTGTCCATGGAACTCGGCGGCAAGTCCCCGTGCGTCGTGTTCGCCGACGCCGACCTGGACGCTGCGATCGACTCGGCACTGTTCGGGGTGTTCTCCCTCAACGGAGAACGCTGCACCGCCGGCTCCCGCATCCTGGTTGAGCGCGCCATCTACGACGAATTCTGCGAAAAATACGCAGCCCGGGCCAAGAACATCGTGGTGGGCGATCCCCACGATCCCAAGACCCAGGTCGGCGCACTCGTCCACCCGGAGCACTACGACAAGGTGGCATCGTACGTGGAGATCGGCAAGTCCGAAGGCCGGCTCCTGGCCGGTGGCGGCAGGCCCGACCACCTGCCTGAAGGCAACTACATCGCACCCACGGTGTTTGCCGACGTCGCGCCTGACGCGCGGATCTTCCAGGAGGAAATCTTCGGTCCCGTCGTGGCCATCACGCCCTTCGAGAACGACGACGAAGCCCTCGCCTTGGCGAACAACACCAAGTACGGCCTGGCGGCCTACATCTGGACCCAGAACCTGACCCGGGCCCACAACTTCTCCCAGAACGTCGAAGCCGGCATGGTCTGGCTCAACAGCCACAACGTCCGCGACCTCCGCACCCCGTTCGGCGGCGTCAAAGCCTCCGGCCTGGGCCACGAAGGCGGCTACCGTTCCATCGACTTCTACACCGACCAGCAGGCCGTGCACATCACCCTCGGTTCGGTCCACACACCCAAATTCGGCGCCTAA
- a CDS encoding fumarylacetoacetate hydrolase family protein: MLARTRKVIAVHINYPSRAAQRGRTPQQPSYFLKPSSSLALGSAEAPGIVERPAGCELLGYEGEIALIIGKSARRVGLADAWSHVEWVTASNDLGVYDLRYADKGSNVRSKGGDGFTPVGPALIPADAVDPAALTIRTWHNGELVQDDTTEDLLFPFGQLVADLSQLLTLEEGDIILTGTPAGASVAKPGDVVEIEVTGAGFSSGRLTTKVTEGTTPFADFGALPKSDDTQREEAYGSREAAGLAPAAADAGTGNVLTPELKAKLESVATATLSSQLRKRGLNNVSIDGLQATRPDRKVVGLARTLRYVPNREDLFKTHGGGFNAQKRAIDSVNEGEILVMEARGEKGTGTVGDILALRAQVRGAAAIITDGGVRDYSAVADLEMPTYFANPHPAVLGRRHIPWDTDITIACGGATVQPGDIIVADSDGILVIPPAIAEELVDDCIQQEKEETFIFQMVQEGNSVDGLYPMNAEWQARYQEWSARRHAAEGAHSD, encoded by the coding sequence ATGCTGGCCCGGACGCGCAAGGTCATTGCGGTCCACATCAATTACCCCAGCCGTGCCGCGCAGCGTGGACGTACCCCGCAGCAGCCGTCGTACTTCCTGAAGCCTTCCTCGTCCTTGGCGCTCGGTTCGGCTGAGGCCCCCGGCATTGTTGAACGTCCGGCAGGTTGTGAATTGCTGGGCTACGAGGGCGAGATCGCGCTTATCATCGGCAAGTCCGCCCGTCGTGTCGGCCTTGCGGATGCATGGAGCCACGTCGAGTGGGTGACCGCGTCCAACGACCTCGGCGTCTACGACCTGCGCTACGCGGACAAGGGCTCCAATGTCCGGTCCAAGGGCGGCGACGGATTTACCCCCGTTGGCCCGGCGCTGATCCCTGCCGACGCCGTTGATCCCGCTGCCCTAACCATCCGCACCTGGCACAACGGCGAGTTGGTCCAGGACGACACCACCGAGGACCTGCTCTTCCCGTTCGGGCAGCTCGTCGCGGACCTTTCCCAGCTGCTCACGCTCGAAGAGGGCGACATCATCCTCACCGGCACTCCCGCCGGCGCCTCCGTGGCCAAGCCGGGTGACGTCGTCGAAATTGAGGTCACCGGCGCTGGGTTCAGCAGCGGCCGCCTGACCACCAAAGTCACGGAAGGTACGACGCCGTTCGCGGACTTTGGTGCCCTGCCCAAGTCCGATGACACCCAGCGCGAAGAGGCGTACGGCTCCCGGGAGGCTGCGGGACTGGCCCCCGCCGCGGCTGATGCCGGCACCGGGAATGTCCTGACGCCGGAGTTGAAGGCCAAGCTCGAGTCCGTCGCGACAGCCACTTTGTCCTCGCAGCTGCGCAAGCGCGGCCTTAACAACGTGAGTATCGACGGCCTGCAGGCCACGCGCCCGGACCGCAAAGTCGTGGGCCTCGCGCGAACGCTGCGCTACGTGCCCAACCGGGAGGATCTCTTCAAGACCCACGGCGGCGGGTTCAATGCCCAGAAACGCGCTATCGATTCCGTCAACGAAGGCGAAATCCTGGTCATGGAAGCCCGGGGAGAGAAGGGGACTGGCACTGTTGGGGACATCCTCGCACTGCGGGCCCAGGTCCGCGGTGCTGCGGCGATCATTACCGACGGCGGCGTCCGCGACTACTCGGCAGTCGCTGACCTGGAGATGCCCACGTACTTCGCCAACCCGCACCCGGCAGTCCTCGGACGCCGGCACATTCCTTGGGACACGGACATCACCATCGCCTGCGGGGGAGCCACCGTCCAGCCCGGTGACATCATCGTGGCCGACTCGGACGGAATCCTGGTGATCCCGCCGGCCATCGCCGAGGAACTCGTGGACGACTGCATCCAGCAGGAAAAGGAAGAGACGTTCATCTTCCAGATGGTCCAGGAAGGCAACAGCGTTGATGGGCTGTATCCGATGAACGCCGAATGGCAGGCCCGCTACCAGGAATGGTCAGCCCGCCGGCATGCCGCGGAAGGAGCCCACAGTGACTGA